In Temnothorax longispinosus isolate EJ_2023e chromosome 10, Tlon_JGU_v1, whole genome shotgun sequence, a single window of DNA contains:
- the LOC139820029 gene encoding uncharacterized protein codes for MSELLVQQQALLHSISRSLENFKKIGKNNYTAAKIRSRITSLKKTWSQCVQVNAQLLQACPEDNRAAFDYFKHHQFDAIEDIYQGTLDYMVECLEEIEPPRTSDSGRVDLSSSGHVHQRDYLSSLSLSHLPPINLPTFSGKCEEWESFRDRFTALIIDNKDLSAFARMHFLSSNLSGRALESIKNIPITADNFKVAWKTLTTRYENKRRLVEVHVAALYNLPTVSRESSFELNELRDKANRAVASLKNLKRSPEEMLSDILVYSVSQKLDPATRKAWKLKGGDDPTIPTYEDLDRFLTSRARALEELTPLNISKTNRSPKVTSATASPAAPNSCPICNASHYLNKCQQFMKRSPSQRLEMVKRFNRCLNCLSSKHAAQSCTSKYACRTCQKKHHSMLHVDAASSSLNSSENVISVPSTAQSDANDAPPSTAVALFSKSDTHARSPVLLATARVEIRSPSGRTCVARALLDQGSEVTFITGRLAQVLKVRRIKMPISISAVGCVDAGTCRYAAQIEIHPIGRSHPGLTTMASILNSLTNYSPAPISPHNSWSHLADLTLADPDPMNSDPIDILIGADLYSELILDGVRKGSSGQPIAQNTILGWVLSGPTSTRPQ; via the coding sequence ATGAGTGAGCTCTTAGTACAGCAGCAAGCTCTGCTGCACTCAATCTCTCGATCTCTTGAAAACTTCAAGAAGATTGGGAAGAATAACTACACCGCCGCAAAGATTCGGTCGAGAATAACCAGCCTTAAGAAGACGTGGTCGCAATGCGTTCAAGTTAACGCACAGCTGTTGCAAGCCTGCCCTGAGGACAACCGAGCTGCCTTTGACTACTTCAAGCACCATCAATTTGATGCAATCGAGGACATCTACCAAGGTACGCTGGACTACATGGTGGAGTGTCTGGAGGAGATCGAGCCGCCAAGGACATCCGACTCCGGGAGAGTCGACCTTTCATCATCAGGTCATGTACATCAGCGTGATTATTTATCATCCCTCTCGTTATCGCATCTGCCGCCGATCAACCTCCCTACATTTTCGGGAAAATGTGAAGAGTGGGAAAGCTTTCGCGACCGCTTCACGGCGCTCATTATCGATAACAAGGACTTGTCAGCATTCGCGCGCATGCATTTCTTGTCATCGAATCTTTCCGGTCGGGCACTCGAGTCAATTAAAAACATCCCGATTACCGCGGACAATTTCAAGGTCGCTTGGAAAACATTAACGACTCGATACGAAAACAAACGGCGTCTCGTCGAAGTACATGTTGCCGCATTATATAACCTTCCGACCGTTTCCCGCGAGTCATCATTTGAGCTAAACGAGCTGCGAGATAAGGCAAATCGCGCTGTCGCCTCATTAAAGAATTTGAAGCGGTCTCCAGAGGAGATGCTGAGCGACATCCTCGTATACAGTGTTTCACAAAAGTTAGATCCAGCGACACGCAAGGCGTGGAAGCTGAAAGGCGGGGATGACCCCACTATCCCGACATACGAGGATCTCGATCGGTTCTTAAcgtctcgcgctcgcgctctaGAGGAGTTAACGCCGCTTAATATTTCGAAGACGAATCGGTCGCCAAAGGTGACTAGCGCAACTGCATCGCCGGCAGCTCCCAATTCATGCCCCATATGTAACGCGtctcattatttaaataagtgtCAACAATTCATGAAGAGGAGTCCGAGTCAACGTCTGGAGATGGTTAAACGATTTAATCGATGCCTAAATTGCTTAAGCTCGAAACACGCCGCGCAATCTTGTACGAGCAAATACGCATGTAGAACGTGTCAGAAAAAGCACCACTCCATGCTCCACGTTGACGCTGCCTCATCTTCACTCAATTCAAGTGAGAATGTCATTTCGGTCCCTTCGACTGCGCAGTCGGACGCGAATGATGCTCCGCCGTCAACGGCGGTTGCCTTATTTTCGAAATCAGACACTCATGCTCGATCTCCGGTTCTGCTAGCCACTGCGCGAGTTGAAATTCGCTCCCCCTCTGGTCGCACATGTGTCGCGCGAGCGCTGCTCGATCAGGGGTCCGAGGTGACATTCATAACGGGAAGACTTGCTCAAGTCTTAAAAGTGCGTCGCATTAAAATGCCTATTTCGATCTCAGCCGTCGGCTGCGTCGATGCCGGCACGTGTCGCTATGCCGCTCAGATCGAAATCCATCCGATAGGACGATCACATCCGGGCTTAACGACTATGGCTTCAATACTAAACTCGCTCACAAATTATTCTCCCGCTCCTATATCGCCTCATAATTCATGGAGTCATCTCGCCGATCTCACTCTCGCAGATCCGGATCCTATGAACTCCGACCCCATAGACATCCTTATAGGTGCCGATCTATATAGTGAGCTCATTCTCGACGGGGTACGTAAGGGAAGCAGCGGCCAGCCCATCGCTCAAAATACAATTCTCGGATGGGTACTCTCGGGTCCGACGTCTACGCGCCCCCAGTAA